From Calonectris borealis chromosome 7, bCalBor7.hap1.2, whole genome shotgun sequence, one genomic window encodes:
- the LRIT1 gene encoding leucine-rich repeat, immunoglobulin-like domain and transmembrane domain-containing protein 1 → MWIMVSFLCCLTLGGLPRAGGSCPSQCSCAFHSLSEGMKARTVLCNDPEMTLTPVNIPVDTSKLRIEKTAIRRVPGEAFHALHNLEYLWMPYNSLASLSGITFKGLRRLQELRLDGNDLISFPWETLADMPQLRLLDLHNNELTSIPPDAARYVRNITYLDLSSNKLMTLPQALIATWASLQAVPYFPNDNSKIILGLQDNPWVCDCSLYEMVHFLNFQSPNIAFIEPRLKCFTPRSLAGVFFSQVELRKCQSPVVHTSVAKVKTILGSTVLLRCGTTGVPIPELSWRRADGAQLNGTVHQEISSDGMSWSILGLPVVSYLDSGEYICKAKNFLGATEAFISLIITDSESTDDPNSNAKGAWSGKTSGMEAAAYNDKLVARYVITTSTVPTLGAGVGTGEGLLLPDVAQDSNARNLLVSPPTSQQEPERLVRSVRVIGDSDQSITLAWKAPLAKNTTVFSVLYAVFGERDMRRINVEPGKTKVTIYGLLPKTKYIVCVCVKGLIPRKEQCIIFSTDEVASAGGTQKLINVVVISVACVIAVPLTLVVCCGALKRRCKKCFVRKPKEVQESYVTFESLSPGAKAKGVEGEYLTRHTPDESNRLLSARSSVDSEAIPKIEGQPNEYFC, encoded by the exons ATGTGGATCATGGTGAGTTTTCTCTGCTGCTTAACGCTCGGAGGGCTGCCACGGGCGGGCGGCTCCTGCCCATCGCAGTGCAGCTGCGCCTTCCACAGCCTCAGCGAAGGGATGAAAGCCAG GACAGTGCTGTGTAATGACCCGGAGATGACCCTCACCCCCGTCAACATCCCCGTAGATACATCCAAGCTTCGGATAGAAAAGACAGCCATCCGCAGAGTGCCGGGAGAGGCTTTCCACGCACTCCACAACCTGGAGTACCTCTGGATGCCATATAACTCCCTGGCCAGCCTCAGCGGGATCACCTTCAAGGGCCTCCGTCGCTTGCAGGAGCTGAGGCTGGATGGGAACGACTTAATATCATTCCCCTGGGAAACCCTAGCTGACATGCCACAGCTAAGGCTTCTGGATTTACACAACAACGAACTTACCTCAATCCCTCCAGATGCTGCTCGTTATGTCAGGAATATCACATACCTGGACCTGTCTAGCAATAAGCTGATgactcttcctcaggctcttattGCCACCTGGGCCAGCCTCCAAGCTGTTCCTTACTTCCCCAATGATAACTCCAAGATCATCCTAG GCTTGCAAGACAATCCTTGGGTATGTGACTGCAGTCTGTATGAAATGGTCCATTTCCTGAATTTCCAGTCTCCTAACATAGCATTCATTGAGCCCAGGCTGAAGTGCTTCACCCCCCGGAGCCTTGCAGGAGTCTTCTTCAGCCAAGTCGAGCTAAGGAAGTGTCAAAGCCCCGTTGTACATACGTCCGTAGCCAAAGTAAAGACCATCCTGGGCAGCACCGTGCTGCTCCGATGTGGGACAACGGGGGTGCCCATTCCGGAGCTCAGCTGGAGAAGGGCTGACGGTGCTCAACTAAACGGCACAG ttcacCAAGAGATTTCCAGTGATGGGATGAGCTGGTCTATTCTGGGCCTGCCCGTAGTCTCTTATCTCGACTCTGGAGAGTACATCTGTAAAGCAAAGAATTTTCTGGGGGCAACAGAGGCGTTCATATCTCTCATCATCACGGACTCAGAAAGCACGGATGACCCCAACTCTAATGCCAAAGGCGCATGGAGCGGGAAGACGAGCGGGATGGAAGCAGCTGCCTACAATGACAAGCTAGTGGCAAGGTACGTTATCACCACCTCCACTGTGCCTACCCTGGGGGCTGGAGTGGGCACCGGAGAGGGCCTCCTCCTCCCAGATGTGGCACAAGATAGCAACGCCAGAAACCTGCTGGTGAGCCCGCCTACCAGTCAGCAGGAGCCGGAGCGACTCGTGAGGTCCGTCAGGGTGATAGGAGACAGCGACCAGAGTATCACTCTGGCCTGGAAGGCGCCTTTGGCAAAGAACACGACAGTGTTCAGTGTCCTCTATGCCGTCTTTGGAGAGAGAGACATGCGGCGGATCAATGTGGAGCCAGGGAAGACCAAGGTCACCATTTATGGGCTGCTGCCAAAGACCAAATACATCGTGTGTGTCTGCGTGAAAGGACTGATCCCCAGGAAGGAGCAATGCATCATATTTTCTACAGACGAAGTTGCCAGTGCGGGAGGGACCCAGAAGCTCATCAATGTGGTTGTCATCAGCGTGGCCTGTGTCATTGCTGTTCCTCTGACGCTGGTGGTCTGCTGCGGAGCACTGAAAAGACGCTGCAAAAAATGCTTTGTGCGGAAACCCAAGGAAGTTCAGGAGTCCTATGTGACCTTTGAAAGCCTGTCTCCTGGGGCCAAGGCGAAAGGTGTGGAAGGAGAATACTTGACTAGACATACCCCCGATGAGTCGAACAGGCTGCTGTCTGCCCGATCCAGCGTGGACTCAGAAGCAATACCAAAGATAGAGGGGCAACCTAACGAATACTTTTGCTGA
- the LRIT2 gene encoding leucine-rich repeat, immunoglobulin-like domain and transmembrane domain-containing protein 2, with the protein MSSLGLGPQQDLFLRQGRLQLIGFASWRLLACLVQTLHSAFLKENMDPICHIFLLLLAFHKINPSVASCVTGCSCSQTTFGRSLLCMSALLRQIPANIPQDIRKIRIENSHLTELPRGSFENISALEYLWLNFNNITVMHIKSLEYLQALKELRLQGNKLSSVPWTAFQDTPALKILDLKHNRLDVLPEHALRYLPNLTYLDLSSNQLTVISRDVFYSWPVYQRSQKVEGQTEAISNAVLALHDNPWICDCRLRGFVQFIKSVGPPIILMNSYLTCSSPKFRAGKFFHEVELNSCMKPLTSALDTNLTVPVGLNVTLTCFVQASPSPAVWWTYALKLLRAFNVSTEPISEETVRSELLIPAARPADAGNYTCTAANFLGNTSVAITLRVAAPWASTTPLGWGPVAPAEPGAHVEVRIAKQTVYGITLEWFAAAAAAAEPGETWYTLLVGRYDAAQKDTIYIGPGVNTYSVTDLLPATKYEVCVAVRNQAPRKGQCVVFVTGSDISQLEQREKLIHIVVIVCAMVLAVPAGMYACTAEARPGCLARCPGACPRRRRGGQAQAAGSKESTLDSLPAGSEDGLCRPEGGRGSRRSPAREEPGKTRPPHRNSADLY; encoded by the exons ATGTCTTCTTTAGGGTTGGGTCCCCAGCAGGATTTATTTCTGCGTCAAGGAAGATTACAGCTAATAGGATTTGCTTCTTGGAGGCTGTTGGCATGTTTGGTGCAAACCCTGCACAGTGCTTTCTTAAAGGAGAATATGGACCCTAtttgtcatatttttcttcttcttctggcCTTCCACAAGATAAACCCATCTGTTGCGTCTTGTGTCACAGGATGCTCTTGTTCTCAAACCACCTTTGGAAG GAGTTTGCTCTGCATGTCTGCGCTGCTGAGGCAGATCCCTGCAAACATCCCTCAGGACATCCGGAAAATTAGAATAGAAAATTCTCACCTAACAGAATTGCCTCGCGGGTCTTTTGAGAACATTAGTGCCTTGGAGTATCTCTGGCTCAATTTTAACAACATCACAGTGATGCACATCAAGAGCCTGGAATATCTGCAGGCTCTGAAGGAGCTTCGTTTGCAAGGGAACAAACTAAGTTCGGTGCCATGGACAGCATTCCAAGACACCCCGGCTCTGAAAATCCTGGATCTGAAGCACAACCGGCTGGATGTCCTTCCAGAACATGCGCTCCGCTATCTGCCCAACCTGACCTATTTAGACCTATCCTCAAATCAGCTTACCGTCATATCCAGGGATGTCTTCTATAGCTGGCCCGTCTACCAGAGAAGCCAGAAGGTGGAGGGGCAGACAGAAGCTATTTCCAACGCCGTCCTGGCCCTCCATGACAACCCCTGGATTTGTGACTGCCGCTTGCGGGGATTTGTCCAGTTTATCAAGTCGGTCGGCCCACCTATTATTCTGATGAATTCCTATTTAACTTGCTCAAGCCCAAAATTCAGGGCAGGGAAGTTTTTTCATGAAGTGGAGCTCAACAGCTGCATGAAGCCGCTGACCTCAGCCCTTGACACCAACCTGACAGTCCCGGTGGGGCTGAACGTCACCCTGACCTGCTTTGTGCaagccagcccttccccagctgtCTGGTGGACCTATGCACTGAAACTTTTAAGGGCATTTAATG TGTCCACCGAGCCCATCAGCGAGGAGACCGTCCGCTCAGAGCTGCTGATCCCAGCGGCACGGCCAGCGGACGCCGGCAACTACACCTGCACGGCTGCCAACTTCTTGGGCAACACCTCGGTGGCCATCACCCTCCGTGTGGCGGCCCCATGGGCGTCCACCACCCCCCTGGGCTGGGGCCCCGTCGCCCCTGCTGAGCCGGGTGCCCACGTAGAAGTGCGCATCGCCAAGCAGACGGTCTACGGCATCACCCTGGAATGGTttgcggcggcagcagcagcagcggagcCAGGGGAGACCTGGTACACCCTCCTGGTGGGCCGCTATGACGCTGCCCAGAAGGACACCATCTACATCGGCCCCGGCGTCAACACCTACTCGGTGACTGACCTGCTGCCGGCCACCAAGTACGAGGTCTGCGTGGCCGTGCGCAACCAGGCGCCCCGCAAGGGCCAGTGCGTCGTCTTCGTCACGGGCAGCGACATCAGCCAGCTGGAGCAGCGCGAGAAGCTCATCCACATTGTCGTCATCGTCTGCGCCATGGTGCTGGCCGTGCCCGCCGGCATGTACGCCTGCACAGCCGAGGCTCGCCCCGGCTGCCTGGCCCGCTGCCCCGGcgcctgcccccgccgccgccgcgggggccaGGCGCAGGCCGCCGGCAGCAAGGAGAGCACGCTGGACAGCCTGCCCGCCGGCAGTGAGGACGGGCTCTGCCGCCCCGAGGGCGGCCGTGGTTCCCGGCGGTCCCCGGCTCGTGAGGAGCCTGGCAAGACCCGGCCGCCCCACAGGAACAGCGCCGACCTCTActag